The Novosphingobium kaempferiae genome includes a window with the following:
- a CDS encoding N-formylglutamate amidohydrolase, protein MTGGTVESVLGPGDPAPFALFNAAGNSPFLITGDHAGSAVPRPLQSLGLQPDDLRRHIAIDIGVLGLGRALAILLKAPFLHQVYSRLVIDCNRLPTRPDAIPEISDGTPIPGNRRLTERSRTARAAAIHGPYHAAIATLLDARHAAGEETILLSLHSFTPTLDGVTRPWDVGVLHGSGRNDFALGLRDALGERSELTIGDNEPYAMDETDYTVPFHAFARNLRYAEIEVRQDLIASPSGQKAWATHLAEAVRRAAGVLSMRDRSAQETLASGQESIRRGRA, encoded by the coding sequence ATGACCGGGGGCACGGTCGAGAGCGTGCTGGGTCCGGGAGATCCGGCGCCGTTTGCTTTATTTAACGCCGCAGGAAACTCGCCGTTCCTGATAACCGGCGACCACGCGGGATCCGCGGTTCCACGCCCTTTGCAATCCCTTGGTCTGCAACCCGATGACCTGAGGCGCCACATAGCGATCGACATCGGCGTGCTCGGCCTTGGCCGGGCTTTGGCCATCCTGTTGAAGGCGCCTTTCCTGCATCAGGTCTATTCGCGCCTTGTCATTGACTGCAATCGCCTGCCCACGCGCCCCGACGCCATCCCCGAAATTTCGGACGGCACCCCGATTCCTGGAAACCGGCGTCTGACCGAGCGGTCGCGCACTGCCCGGGCCGCCGCGATCCACGGGCCTTATCATGCAGCGATCGCTACGCTCCTCGACGCTCGGCACGCTGCCGGCGAGGAGACGATCCTCCTCTCACTGCACAGCTTCACGCCGACGTTGGACGGAGTGACCCGGCCTTGGGACGTCGGGGTATTGCACGGTTCGGGGCGGAATGATTTTGCCCTTGGACTGCGCGATGCGCTTGGAGAGCGCTCAGAGCTGACCATCGGGGATAACGAGCCCTATGCCATGGACGAAACCGACTACACAGTTCCGTTTCACGCGTTTGCGCGCAATCTGCGCTACGCCGAGATCGAGGTGCGCCAAGACCTCATTGCCAGCCCGTCTGGACAAAAAGCATGGGCGACGCATCTGGCTGAAGCGGTACGACGAGCTGCCGGTGTATTGTCGATGCGTGACCGCTCAGCGCAAGAGACGCTCGCTTCTGGGCAAGAAAGCATACGGCGGGGCAGGGCGTAA
- a CDS encoding glycosyltransferase, giving the protein MRIAIISHLKYPIREPFAGGLEMHTHLLARALRGRGHDVTVFASARSDVSLGLEAVCDATALAEVGTAEAQDVAFFKEHHAYLTLMKNLRHRPFDVVHNNSLHYLPVSMAETLPMPMVTTLHTPPFCWLESGVRLCTAASHSFAAVSRSVADLWDHVARTDQIILNGIDLDGFAFSPEPDPTPYLVWYGRIVPEKGLHFAIEAARMIGLPLHIAGPVLDQAYFEARIKPHLGRNAVHVGHLDHGALARLVGGARAFLCTPMWDEPYGLVVAESLACGVPVAAFARGAIPEILDETCGVLAVPDDVRSLAQAAQAALSLKREDCRRRAEQTCDARRMIDSYEALYLRRIAANDAAEEAAVAPLLHA; this is encoded by the coding sequence CTGCGCATCGCCATAATCTCTCATCTCAAGTATCCGATCCGCGAACCCTTCGCGGGAGGTCTTGAGATGCACACCCATCTGCTCGCCCGCGCGCTGCGCGGGAGGGGACATGATGTAACGGTCTTTGCCTCGGCGCGATCGGATGTCTCATTGGGTCTTGAGGCGGTCTGCGACGCCACGGCCCTGGCCGAGGTCGGAACTGCCGAGGCCCAGGACGTGGCGTTTTTCAAGGAGCATCATGCCTATCTGACGCTGATGAAAAACCTGCGGCACCGGCCGTTCGATGTGGTCCACAACAACTCGCTGCACTACCTGCCAGTGTCCATGGCCGAGACCCTTCCCATGCCGATGGTCACGACCCTACACACACCGCCGTTCTGTTGGCTCGAGAGCGGCGTGCGCCTCTGCACTGCGGCCAGTCACAGCTTCGCCGCCGTCTCGCGCTCGGTGGCAGATCTGTGGGATCACGTGGCGCGAACCGACCAAATCATTCTCAACGGTATCGACCTTGATGGATTTGCGTTCAGCCCGGAGCCCGACCCGACGCCCTATCTCGTCTGGTACGGGCGCATAGTGCCGGAAAAGGGTCTGCACTTTGCGATAGAGGCCGCAAGGATGATCGGCTTGCCTTTGCATATCGCAGGCCCGGTCCTGGACCAGGCCTATTTCGAGGCGCGGATAAAACCGCATCTTGGCCGCAATGCAGTGCATGTCGGTCATCTCGATCATGGTGCGCTCGCGAGGCTGGTAGGAGGTGCACGCGCTTTCCTGTGCACGCCGATGTGGGACGAACCTTACGGTCTGGTTGTCGCGGAATCATTGGCGTGCGGTGTGCCTGTCGCGGCCTTCGCACGCGGCGCCATCCCGGAAATTCTCGACGAAACCTGCGGGGTCCTGGCGGTCCCGGACGATGTCCGCTCGCTTGCTCAGGCAGCGCAGGCCGCGCTCTCGCTCAAACGCGAGGATTGCCGCCGGCGCGCCGAACAGACCTGCGATGCGCGCCGTATGATTGATAGCTACGAAGCGCTGTATCTGCGGCGAATTGCCGCGAATGACGCGGCCGAAGAAGCTGCAGTAGCGCCATTGCTCCATGCCTGA
- a CDS encoding PAS domain-containing protein, whose translation MPCSITDWIGPARNQRGLALFFQVRDVLWYSPEELVKQSDDWHLTDILDYEHGRGDPFAAAVRATRMPMVITDPAQDDNPIVFCNVAFQTLTGYSRAEIIGRNCRFLQGPDSDAGAVAKVREAIDAGHDVDVDILNYRKDGSTFWNALYLSPVRDQGGAIRFFFASQMDVTERVEAQKIISDQKHLVEQEVERRTADLRRALEAKTILLHEVDHRVKNNLTMIGSLLRLQVRTIDDPVVASRLGSMLERVDALATVHRQLYQSHDITLFDLGTFAQSLAIDVVGASGRDDIRLRIDAQPLLVDAANASALGLILNEILTNAIKHGFADGRGGCLTLSVEREDGRGLIRICDDGPGLPAAKRTRSIGTALIARLASQANAEAEWTGNNPGTCVTITFPRSETT comes from the coding sequence ATGCCCTGCTCCATCACGGATTGGATCGGGCCAGCGAGGAACCAACGCGGGCTGGCCCTGTTCTTCCAAGTGCGCGATGTCCTTTGGTATTCGCCGGAGGAACTTGTGAAGCAGAGCGACGACTGGCACCTGACGGATATTCTCGATTACGAGCATGGCCGTGGTGATCCGTTTGCAGCAGCCGTGCGCGCCACCCGCATGCCGATGGTCATCACTGATCCGGCGCAGGACGATAACCCTATCGTTTTTTGTAATGTCGCGTTTCAGACGCTGACGGGCTATTCACGCGCAGAGATTATCGGGAGAAACTGCCGGTTTCTGCAGGGGCCCGACAGCGACGCCGGGGCGGTAGCCAAGGTCCGCGAAGCGATCGATGCGGGACACGATGTCGATGTCGATATTCTCAACTATCGCAAGGACGGCTCGACGTTCTGGAATGCCTTGTATCTCTCCCCGGTCCGCGATCAGGGGGGCGCGATCCGCTTCTTCTTTGCCTCGCAGATGGACGTCACCGAGCGTGTCGAGGCGCAGAAGATCATCAGTGACCAGAAGCATTTGGTAGAGCAGGAGGTGGAGCGGCGCACCGCCGACTTGCGCCGTGCGTTGGAGGCGAAAACGATCCTGCTGCATGAGGTCGATCACCGGGTCAAAAACAACCTGACGATGATCGGCTCGTTACTGCGTCTTCAGGTTCGAACGATTGACGACCCTGTTGTCGCCAGCAGGCTTGGCTCCATGCTGGAACGCGTGGATGCGCTGGCCACCGTGCATCGTCAACTCTACCAGTCTCACGACATTACCCTTTTCGATCTCGGAACATTTGCACAGAGCCTTGCGATCGATGTCGTCGGCGCAAGCGGGCGGGACGACATTCGCCTTCGTATCGATGCGCAACCGCTTCTTGTCGACGCGGCCAATGCCTCCGCGCTCGGTCTCATCTTGAACGAAATCCTGACCAACGCCATCAAGCATGGATTTGCTGATGGTCGGGGCGGTTGCCTCACGCTGTCGGTCGAGCGTGAAGATGGTCGAGGGCTGATCCGGATTTGCGACGATGGACCGGGCCTGCCGGCCGCGAAGCGCACCAGGAGCATCGGGACTGCGCTGATCGCGAGGCTCGCCAGCCAGGCCAATGCTGAGGCCGAATGGACCGGCAACAATCCCGGCACCTGCGTCACCATAACCTTTCCGCGTAGTGAGACGACATAA
- a CDS encoding alpha/beta hydrolase family esterase, with translation MRKISDTISRLAALRAAGNANTFLPASSRLARLSNFGPNPGALNGYVYISQTLRTNAALVVVLHGCTQNAAGYDIGAGWSDMADRHGFALIFPEQQRQNNPNLCFNWFSPGDNRRDVGEALSIRQMVAAVTARHGLDPARVFVTGLSAGGAMTSVMLAAYPEVFAGGAIIAGLPYGCANTVPQAFDRMRGHGMPSGLELTALVRSASDYEGPWPTLSIWHGTADATVSHDNAQAIIDQWRTLHGARKAPDHLEAIGAHARRIWTDAAGREVIELYTIHGMGHGTPLDTLSADGCGASGPYLLEANISSTQRICHFWGLAHETETGAAKVAKQPALGPSDQEAAHDSISNAMPPIFARRPFAHDQQAHRTGGVRKVIEDALRSAGLMR, from the coding sequence ATGCGGAAGATTTCGGACACGATCAGCCGTCTCGCAGCCCTACGGGCTGCCGGAAACGCAAATACCTTTCTCCCAGCAAGCAGCCGGTTGGCGCGACTCTCCAATTTCGGTCCGAATCCCGGAGCACTGAATGGATACGTCTATATTTCTCAAACGCTGAGGACGAACGCTGCGCTAGTCGTTGTCCTGCACGGCTGCACGCAAAATGCCGCCGGATACGACATCGGCGCGGGATGGTCGGACATGGCGGACCGGCACGGATTTGCGCTTATCTTCCCCGAGCAACAACGCCAGAACAATCCCAATCTATGCTTCAACTGGTTCTCACCGGGCGACAACCGGCGCGATGTGGGTGAAGCGCTCTCGATCCGGCAAATGGTGGCCGCGGTCACCGCGCGGCACGGACTGGATCCGGCGCGCGTGTTTGTGACCGGTTTGTCGGCAGGCGGGGCAATGACCTCGGTCATGCTCGCGGCTTACCCGGAAGTGTTCGCGGGGGGCGCGATCATTGCTGGTCTGCCCTACGGATGTGCAAATACGGTCCCGCAGGCGTTCGACCGGATGCGCGGACACGGCATGCCGAGCGGTTTGGAACTGACGGCACTGGTTCGCAGCGCTTCGGACTACGAAGGACCATGGCCCACGCTATCGATCTGGCATGGCACCGCCGATGCGACCGTGAGCCACGACAATGCCCAGGCTATCATCGACCAATGGCGCACCCTGCATGGCGCTCGGAAGGCGCCCGATCACCTCGAGGCTATCGGAGCGCATGCCCGTCGCATCTGGACCGACGCAGCGGGTCGCGAAGTAATCGAGTTGTACACCATCCACGGCATGGGTCATGGCACTCCGCTCGACACCCTGAGCGCCGACGGGTGCGGAGCCAGCGGTCCCTATCTGCTGGAGGCGAATATTTCTTCAACTCAGCGCATCTGCCACTTCTGGGGACTTGCTCACGAGACTGAGACAGGGGCCGCCAAGGTTGCGAAGCAGCCTGCGCTCGGCCCATCAGACCAGGAGGCAGCTCATGACTCGATCAGCAATGCAATGCCGCCGATTTTTGCACGCCGCCCCTTCGCCCATGACCAGCAAGCGCATCGCACCGGCGGCGTACGCAAGGTCATCGAAGATGCGCTGCGGAGCGCTGGACTGATGCGATGA
- a CDS encoding Crp/Fnr family transcriptional regulator produces MFTDRFLRFKRGMSLDANERLLLETSIDEVRTVDARRIVIRSRTRLQESTLLVEGFMSRYIDDRNGMRQLVAIHVPGDFVDLHAYPLQTLDHDVATMTSATIAIVRHEALDAIIHEQPQMSRKFWFSTLIDAAIHRAWLFRLGRLDAVGRIAHFLCETNARLFSAGLSDGRRFALPLTQTDLAEICGLTNVHVNRVMRQLREAKVCVFRSSLVEILDIEQLVKLGQFDPDYLYLEDPDPVLPSH; encoded by the coding sequence ATGTTCACGGATCGCTTTCTCAGGTTCAAGCGCGGCATGAGTCTCGACGCCAACGAACGCCTCCTGCTTGAGACATCCATTGACGAGGTGCGCACCGTTGATGCGCGCAGGATCGTCATTCGCTCAAGGACGAGGCTTCAGGAAAGCACACTTCTGGTCGAAGGTTTCATGTCGCGTTATATCGATGACAGAAACGGAATGCGTCAGCTTGTCGCCATTCACGTACCGGGTGATTTCGTCGATCTGCATGCCTATCCGCTGCAAACTCTCGACCATGATGTGGCGACCATGACATCCGCGACGATCGCGATCGTGCGCCACGAAGCGCTTGACGCGATCATCCATGAGCAGCCGCAAATGAGCCGCAAATTTTGGTTCTCGACGCTCATCGATGCTGCGATCCATCGTGCCTGGCTGTTTCGGCTCGGACGGCTCGACGCTGTCGGCAGGATCGCGCACTTCCTTTGCGAAACCAATGCCCGGCTTTTTTCGGCGGGGCTGAGCGATGGCCGCCGGTTTGCTCTTCCACTGACTCAGACCGACCTCGCTGAAATCTGCGGCCTTACCAATGTTCACGTCAATCGCGTCATGCGCCAGCTACGTGAAGCGAAGGTGTGCGTGTTTCGCTCGTCCCTTGTCGAGATTCTTGATATCGAACAGCTCGTCAAGCTGGGGCAGTTCGACCCCGATTACCTCTACCTCGAAGACCCGGATCCCGTCCTTCCCTCTCACTGA
- a CDS encoding transglutaminase-like domain-containing protein, with protein sequence MLIRCGYDIRFETETTTAMMAMLSLHPSRHQDLRTPQRLLADPDIPLYQFEDVFGNVATRFSIPAGGVTLSCEFVIEDNGEPDMRPANGPQMPVEDLPNFVMPFLLGSRYCETDRLMDVAWSNFGHYGNARDRVDAIVDFVHRHIEFGYHHARPDKTAWNGYQERQGVCRDFAHLAITLCRCMNLPARYCTGYLGDIGVPAADAPMDFSAWFDVYIDGSWYIHDARHNKPRIGRILMARGRDATDVALTTAFGPATLARFDVYTEEIQPVE encoded by the coding sequence ATGCTGATCCGCTGTGGCTACGATATCCGATTTGAAACCGAAACGACGACCGCGATGATGGCGATGCTCAGCCTTCACCCTTCGCGCCACCAGGACCTGCGCACCCCCCAGCGCCTGCTGGCCGACCCAGATATCCCGCTTTATCAGTTCGAGGATGTCTTCGGGAACGTCGCCACGCGCTTCAGCATACCGGCGGGCGGTGTGACCCTGTCGTGCGAATTCGTCATCGAGGACAACGGCGAGCCGGACATGCGCCCTGCCAACGGCCCGCAAATGCCGGTCGAAGACCTTCCGAATTTCGTGATGCCGTTCCTGCTGGGCAGCCGCTATTGCGAAACCGACCGCCTCATGGACGTGGCCTGGAGCAATTTCGGACACTACGGCAATGCTCGTGACAGGGTGGATGCGATCGTCGACTTCGTTCATCGGCATATTGAGTTTGGTTACCATCACGCCCGGCCCGACAAAACCGCCTGGAACGGCTATCAGGAGCGTCAGGGCGTGTGCCGCGATTTCGCTCATCTCGCCATCACGCTGTGCCGCTGCATGAACCTTCCAGCACGCTACTGCACCGGTTATCTGGGGGATATCGGGGTTCCGGCCGCCGACGCGCCGATGGACTTCAGCGCCTGGTTCGACGTCTATATCGATGGCAGTTGGTACATCCACGACGCTCGCCACAACAAGCCGCGCATCGGTCGAATCCTCATGGCGCGTGGCCGCGATGCCACCGACGTCGCCTTGACGACGGCTTTCGGGCCAGCGACCCTCGCCCGCTTCGACGTGTACACTGAAGAAATTCAGCCCGTCGAATGA
- a CDS encoding response regulator, whose translation MNILIVEDELLLAMDIEAIVEDSGHKVVGEAASLKDVQDLPDATNPHLAFVDVHLANGSSGLDVCRLIQERWPDALVIFVTANVARIPDDFSGAHGVIAKPFSHAGMTHAIHYLANGVFDPPPHVQKPASLTCSHHLEQRWALA comes from the coding sequence ATGAATATCCTGATTGTCGAAGACGAGCTTCTTCTCGCCATGGACATCGAGGCTATAGTGGAGGACAGCGGCCACAAGGTCGTTGGCGAGGCCGCAAGCCTGAAGGACGTTCAGGATCTGCCCGATGCGACCAACCCGCATCTTGCATTTGTCGATGTTCATCTTGCGAACGGTTCCAGCGGACTTGATGTCTGCCGGCTTATCCAGGAAAGATGGCCCGATGCATTGGTGATTTTCGTCACCGCGAATGTCGCCAGGATCCCCGATGATTTTTCCGGCGCGCATGGTGTTATCGCCAAGCCCTTCTCTCATGCGGGGATGACGCACGCGATCCACTATCTGGCCAACGGCGTGTTTGATCCTCCTCCTCATGTCCAGAAGCCGGCAAGTCTTACTTGTTCGCACCATCTTGAGCAGCGCTGGGCCCTCGCCTGA
- a CDS encoding transglutaminase family protein: MPLLTIHHTTLYRYQQPVSLGEHRIMMRPREAFDQRLLSARLIIDPEPSELRWLHDVFGNSVAVASFERRAQALTITSETTLEHVPLTQTQVDVENYARLFPFTYSAEDMPDLLRSIERQHLDPERIVDNWARAFLRHDASTGTISLLTEIATSIKRDFTYVPRHEKGTQSPIETLKKRQGTCRDFAVLMIEAVRALGFAARFVSGYVYNPSRSEGVVGGGNTHAWVRIFLPGSGWVEFDPTNGIIGNRGLIRVAVARDPYQALPLSGTWFGLPASFLGMDVTVDVHRADPGQFPSIGHGAVNSRRSGASGK; the protein is encoded by the coding sequence ATGCCGTTGCTGACTATCCATCACACAACGCTGTATCGCTACCAGCAGCCTGTGTCGCTTGGTGAACATCGCATCATGATGCGGCCGCGCGAAGCGTTTGACCAGCGATTGCTCTCCGCGCGCCTGATCATCGACCCTGAACCGAGTGAACTGCGCTGGCTGCACGACGTATTCGGCAATTCGGTTGCCGTCGCCTCGTTCGAGCGCCGCGCCCAAGCCCTGACGATCACCAGCGAGACGACGCTCGAGCATGTCCCGCTTACCCAGACGCAAGTTGACGTCGAGAACTATGCGCGCCTGTTTCCCTTTACCTATTCGGCCGAGGACATGCCCGACCTTCTGCGCTCGATCGAGCGGCAGCACCTCGACCCTGAGCGCATCGTCGACAACTGGGCGCGGGCATTCCTCCGCCACGACGCGAGCACCGGGACTATTTCCCTGCTGACTGAGATCGCAACCAGCATCAAACGGGACTTCACCTATGTCCCGCGTCATGAAAAGGGCACCCAGTCGCCGATCGAGACATTGAAGAAGCGCCAGGGGACGTGCCGCGACTTCGCCGTCTTGATGATCGAAGCGGTTCGCGCGCTCGGCTTTGCGGCACGGTTTGTCTCGGGCTACGTCTACAATCCGTCCCGGTCCGAAGGCGTGGTCGGCGGCGGCAACACCCACGCCTGGGTCCGCATCTTCCTCCCTGGTTCCGGCTGGGTCGAGTTCGACCCCACCAACGGCATCATCGGTAATCGCGGCCTAATCCGCGTGGCAGTGGCGCGCGATCCCTACCAGGCGTTGCCGCTGTCAGGCACCTGGTTCGGCTTGCCCGCCAGCTTCCTCGGCATGGACGTAACCGTCGATGTCCACCGGGCCGATCCAGGACAATTCCCCTCCATCGGCCATGGCGCCGTAAACAGCCGCCGTTCCGGCGCTTCAGGAAAGTGA
- a CDS encoding catalase, with protein sequence MAKTPSRSPSSSSRRAPRTQADLAGADMAGESPQKAEPIPADAKISFAYEEPQGPGGETRQSAGGDVAVMTTQQGVPVSDNQNSLKQGARGPTLLEDFHFREKMFHFDHERIPERVVHARGYAAHGYFELTDSLADVTRADVFQRVGEKTPAFVRFSTVAGSKGSVDLARDVRGFAVKLYTQEGNWDLVGNNIPVFFIQDAMKFPDLIHAAKPEPDRAFPQAQTAHDNFWDFISLTPESFHMIMWAMSDRAIPRSFRTMEGFGVHTFRLLDAQGRSTFVKFHWKPKQGLQSVLWNEAVKINGADPDFHRRDLWDAINSGDYPEWELGVQLFDDAFAESFDFDVLDATKLIPEELVPVRVVGRLVLDRVVDNFFAETEQVAFCTQNVPPGIDFSNDPLLQGRNFSYLDTQIKRLGGPNFTHIPINAPKCPMHHFQQDGHMAMRNPKGRANYEPNSWGPTDGGPREDPARGFTTFEEVADGPKQRIRSETFADHYSQARQFFVSQTPIEQKHIGDALVFELSKVERPDIRSRTLSHLLNVDEGLAATVADGLGMALPDRARAARAPITDLPPSEKLSIVRNGPATFKGRKLGILLTDGADAKLFAALVKAIEKEGAVYEVIAPKIAGVTLSDGKTVAAKQKIDGGPSVLYDAVALVVSAEGAALLANDAPAKDFVTDAFAHCKFIGFSAEAQPLFAKAGIADDLDEACLPLTSARDATAFLEACRTLRHWPRELEVDLDAQSAA encoded by the coding sequence ATGGCCAAGACCCCCTCCCGATCGCCGTCATCCTCTTCCCGGCGTGCCCCCCGCACCCAGGCCGACCTGGCAGGTGCCGATATGGCAGGGGAATCGCCACAGAAGGCCGAGCCGATCCCGGCCGACGCAAAAATCTCCTTTGCGTATGAAGAACCTCAGGGTCCGGGCGGCGAAACCCGGCAAAGCGCGGGTGGCGATGTCGCGGTAATGACCACACAGCAAGGGGTTCCGGTTTCGGACAACCAGAACAGTCTCAAGCAGGGCGCGCGGGGGCCGACCTTGCTGGAGGATTTTCATTTTCGCGAGAAGATGTTCCATTTCGACCACGAGCGTATCCCCGAGCGCGTGGTCCATGCGCGCGGCTATGCCGCCCACGGCTATTTCGAGCTGACCGACAGCCTTGCCGACGTCACGCGTGCAGATGTGTTTCAGCGGGTCGGCGAAAAGACCCCGGCCTTCGTACGCTTTTCGACGGTTGCCGGATCCAAGGGTTCGGTGGATCTGGCCCGCGATGTGCGCGGCTTTGCCGTCAAGCTCTATACCCAGGAAGGTAACTGGGATCTTGTCGGCAACAATATCCCGGTCTTCTTCATCCAGGATGCGATGAAGTTCCCCGACCTCATCCATGCAGCAAAGCCGGAGCCGGATCGCGCCTTCCCCCAGGCACAGACCGCGCATGACAATTTCTGGGACTTTATCAGTCTGACGCCCGAAAGCTTCCACATGATCATGTGGGCCATGTCGGACCGTGCCATTCCTCGCTCCTTCCGTACTATGGAAGGCTTCGGGGTCCACACCTTCCGCCTGCTTGACGCACAAGGCCGATCGACCTTCGTCAAGTTCCACTGGAAGCCGAAACAGGGGCTGCAGTCCGTTCTGTGGAATGAGGCTGTCAAGATCAACGGCGCCGATCCGGACTTCCATCGCCGCGACTTGTGGGATGCGATCAATTCGGGCGATTATCCCGAGTGGGAGCTGGGCGTGCAGCTGTTTGACGATGCTTTCGCTGAAAGCTTCGACTTCGACGTCCTCGATGCCACCAAACTCATCCCAGAAGAACTCGTGCCGGTGCGGGTGGTGGGCCGCCTGGTGCTCGACCGGGTGGTCGACAATTTCTTCGCGGAGACCGAGCAGGTTGCCTTCTGCACGCAGAACGTGCCGCCCGGCATCGACTTCTCGAACGATCCGCTACTCCAGGGCCGCAACTTCTCGTATCTCGACACCCAGATCAAGCGTCTGGGCGGCCCCAACTTCACCCATATTCCGATCAACGCCCCCAAGTGCCCGATGCATCATTTCCAGCAGGACGGGCACATGGCGATGCGCAACCCCAAGGGACGGGCGAACTACGAGCCCAACAGCTGGGGGCCGACCGATGGCGGTCCCCGCGAAGATCCGGCTCGTGGCTTCACAACTTTCGAGGAGGTCGCCGATGGCCCCAAGCAGCGTATCCGTTCGGAAACCTTTGCCGATCACTACAGCCAGGCACGGCAGTTCTTCGTTTCGCAGACCCCGATAGAGCAAAAGCATATCGGCGATGCGCTGGTGTTCGAGCTCTCCAAGGTCGAGCGCCCCGACATTCGCTCGAGGACGCTTTCCCATCTCCTCAATGTCGACGAAGGTCTGGCGGCCACGGTTGCCGACGGGCTAGGGATGGCGCTGCCTGATCGGGCGCGGGCAGCACGCGCGCCCATTACCGATTTGCCGCCTTCGGAGAAACTGAGCATCGTCCGGAACGGCCCTGCCACGTTCAAGGGGCGCAAACTCGGGATCCTGCTCACCGACGGTGCCGACGCCAAGCTCTTTGCCGCTCTTGTGAAGGCGATCGAGAAGGAAGGTGCCGTCTATGAGGTCATCGCACCCAAGATCGCAGGCGTGACGCTTTCCGACGGCAAGACTGTGGCTGCCAAGCAGAAGATCGATGGCGGTCCCTCGGTACTGTACGATGCGGTGGCCCTCGTGGTTTCCGCGGAGGGCGCCGCGCTTCTGGCCAACGATGCGCCGGCGAAGGATTTCGTCACTGATGCCTTCGCGCACTGCAAGTTCATCGGTTTCTCCGCCGAAGCGCAGCCGCTGTTCGCCAAGGCCGGAATCGCCGACGATCTCGACGAAGCCTGTCTCCCTCTGACGAGTGCCAGGGACGCGACTGCCTTCCTGGAGGCATGCCGCACCTTGCGCCACTGGCCGCGCGAGCTGGAGGTGGACCTGGATGCACAGTCTGCAGCCTGA